TCGATTGCTGGTGCAGAAAAGATCACTTGAATCGGAGCCAGGTCCGGAGCACGCGCCACGATGACGGCCAGTTCAGCCAAGCTGGAACGGGTGCAAGAGCAACGCGGATGAGCAAACATCACCAAGGTGCAGCCGTGCGGATTCGGCGCGAGCCCCGTCGCGGAGAAATTCGCGGGAACGACCGCGGTCGAACCTGCAATCGCCTTAAAGTGCACCAGTGCGATAAACCCGACACCGATAATCAATAGCCAGGCGAGCATCACAGGCCAGCGAAACTTCGTCAGCGCATGGCGCAGCCGCGCTAGGAGCGCAGATCGAGTCGCTGAAGTTAATTCGCTCATTCGCAAGTCTCGCCCTGGATGGCTCGTGACGAGCCACAGTCCGGCAAAAACCTGCTTCTGGCCGGACTCTTCCGCAAACTATCGGCAGGCGGCACAGATTGCCGCGAAGATTAGCCGAAAATGGGCGACTCTGCCGATAACACGACGTTTAACCCGTCGGGCGAGCGCCGAAGTGTCGTGGCGTAACAATCGTGCGGAGTGTAGCGAACGTACTAAATCTCAGGGCTGGGGGGCTTACGATTCGCCGCTGTAGCGGGAACGCTGATCGGCAGTTCGGAGTCCTGCGGGGGGAGATCGACGGAGTACTCATACTCGCAAATCAACTTGCTCTCTGCCCCTCCTTCGCCCATGACGCGCACAATTGTCGGCCCACTGCCAACACCACTTCCATTCGCGGTCGAGGTGTCGTACTTCCCATCTGTAATCATCGCCACCCCCTGAGGGCCCGAGTTTCCTTTCGAGCTATCCGGAGTGAAGACGATCATCCCTTTGGGAATCGGCTGGCCATCGAACGTGATCGCGCCGGACAGTTTGTAGGTTGGCGGGCCACTCTTCATCTCGCAGCCAACCAGGTCCGCTCCCAAGAGGACTAGCACTGACCAGGCAACACCATGACGAATTGAAATATTCATCGATCAAATCCTCTTCGCCGCGGGACAACTGCTGCATAACAGGTAACAAGCATCGCTGTAGAATTCTAGAAGTTGTCGATGACTTCACCACTGGCGCGACTGGCCAGCGGCAGCAAGACCTTGTTCAGATCCACCGTTTCGGACAAGAATCGGATGCTGCCGTCACCCATGCCTATGTTGCAACCGCCGGGATGATTGCTCCCCATGCTGATGTTGTTGAAGTTGCCACTTCCATACTTCACCTTCCGCATCGCATTCTGAATGTTCTTGGCGGTTACATTCTCGCTGTTCCAGCGATAGCCGCGGGGCCAGGCGCGGAACGCGTCTTCCATTCCCTTCCACGCCATTTCGAAGAGCATGATCGTGTTGCTCGTGCCGTCGGTCACTTCACCCATTTTGATGCCAGTGGCGACGGGCGTGGTGGTGGTCATGAACGGGACCGGCGACATCATGCCATCGGCGGCAATTCCACCTTGGTCCGCCCCGGTCGTGCTGACCGGATAAGGAGTCGACGTGCCGGGTAAATTGCCGACCGGGCCCATACAGCCGACATAGTGGGTCGTGTACGCTTTGCCGAAACCGCTGATTTCATCGATGGTGCTGAATGATTTTTCCACGACAAAACTCGGGCAAAGCAACATCACCAGCTTGTTCTGCCCCATCAAACGATTGGCATTGGTGGCATCGCTATACGACGCCGCAGTGGGGAGCACCTTGTCCCCGATCGCTCGCTGCTCGACAAACGGCAGCACGAACGACGGCCAGCCAACGCTGCTGCTGGTGTACTTGGGAAACGTGCCGTAGGTATCGTGAAAATTGTGCAGCGCGAGGACATTCTGCTTCAGGTTATTGCTGCACTTCATCCGGCGAGCAGCTTCGCGTGCGGCCTGCACGGCAGGCAATAGCAGCGCGACAAGCACGCCAATGATCGCGATCACCACCAGCAACTCGACGAGCGTAAACCCCATTCGCTGACGACTTGAACGAACCGGCCGACGTGCAGAACAAATTGGCACAGCATGACGATGCGCAGTAGCGCTCGAACTAGTAGTACTCATCATCCACTTCCGATGCCAGAGAGGAGCTTCGAATTGCAAAGGGGCAACGTGGCAGGTTGATGTGGAATCGTAAAAAGAACGCGAGTTAATTCAAGGAATTAACTTGACACTTGGAGTCATTTGCGGCGATTCGCACAACGCGGTTGGCCGCAACGATTTGCGTAAAGTGTGCTCACCGGTCAGGTTTATCCCCTCCGGCGCGAGAACATCTGCCGGTCGAAAGAACTTGCTGAAAGGCTCTTTCGGGGA
Above is a window of Anatilimnocola aggregata DNA encoding:
- a CDS encoding DUF1559 domain-containing protein — translated: MGFTLVELLVVIAIIGVLVALLLPAVQAAREAARRMKCSNNLKQNVLALHNFHDTYGTFPKYTSSSVGWPSFVLPFVEQRAIGDKVLPTAASYSDATNANRLMGQNKLVMLLCPSFVVEKSFSTIDEISGFGKAYTTHYVGCMGPVGNLPGTSTPYPVSTTGADQGGIAADGMMSPVPFMTTTTPVATGIKMGEVTDGTSNTIMLFEMAWKGMEDAFRAWPRGYRWNSENVTAKNIQNAMRKVKYGSGNFNNISMGSNHPGGCNIGMGDGSIRFLSETVDLNKVLLPLASRASGEVIDNF